One region of Eupeodes corollae chromosome 1, idEupCoro1.1, whole genome shotgun sequence genomic DNA includes:
- the LOC129940572 gene encoding probable flavin-containing monoamine oxidase A — protein MFDVLIIGAGLSGLTSAYKILKKEPSLTIKILEANNTIGGQIATSKSNEELGGRKLTADQTHIYNLLTEFEVHMKRHLPISKNLKRSWSLDIGNFAFIAKLELQRYMNHLDLRSQLFRPGTYELKSEDRKYTMCHHINDSMLFQNSRKFMKSFVRLVTGVDANDISFVEFMNIVHSCGNLKSLMKLYIEPSNSVFEFSSEQLLGVFLARLEPVSIKRQSKVVEVCHHNDYVEVTETNGSIHCARVVILAIPCNQIEDIFITPPIPLEYEIPYLGDKYYITSFLVEYDEPHWRRGGFSGSFYSADPPIFAQQHKQTSLVGYVMHEHGFELLIRSILLKSLAESFGKEMTEPVKYHQQTFEQISLMNLPCTTPWNRIIWSSTSMATLYRGCLNGAVQSGLRAAVHALLILRPQSVIWQDLAEIQKASVVYRYPSHWDLMKSSWNVYNTAVYSTIALVAFCMLRYRHKIFN, from the exons ATGTTTGATGTTTTAATAATTGGTGCCGGCCTTTCTGGTCTCACGTCGGcatataaaattcttaaaaaagaaccATCTCTCACAATCAAAATTCTCGAAGCCAACAATACAATCGGAGGACAAATTGCTACTTCAAAGTCCAATGAAGAACTAGGTGGAAGAAAATTGACAGCTGATCAAACTCATATTTATAATCTTTTAACTGAGTTTGAAGTCCATATGAAACGACATTtaccaatttcaaaaaatctcaaACGCTCATGGTCATTGGATATTGGTAATTTTGCGTTTATAGCTAAATTAGAACTACAACGTTATATGAATCATTTGGATCTCAGATCACAACTTTTTCGACCAGGAACTTATGA ACTAAAGTCAGAAGATAGAAAATACACAATGTGTCATCACATAAATGACAGCATGTTATTCCAAAATTCCCGCAAATTTATGAAGAGCTTTGTACGGCTTGTGACAGGTGTGGATGCGAATGACATAAGCTTCGTTGAGTTTATGAATATTGTGCATAGCTGTGGGAATTTGAAATCACTAAtgaaatt gTACATAGAACCATCAAATAGCGTTTTCGAATTTTCTTCAGAACAACTTCTTGGAGTATTCTTGGCCCGACTCGAGCCGGTTTCGATAAAAAGACAATCTAAAGTTGTCGAGGTTTGTCATCACAATGACTATGTTGAAGTGACTGAAACAAACGGATCTATTCATTGTGCAAGAGTAGTCATCTTGGCCATTCCATGTAACCAAATTGAAGACATCTTCATAACGCCGCCCATTCCCTTGGAATATGAAATACCCTATCTTGGAGATAAATACTACATCACTTCATTCCTGGTTGAGTACGATGAACCTCACTGGCGTCGAGGTGGTTTTTCTGGCAGTTTCTATTCTGCCGATCCACCAATCTTCGCGCAACAACACAAACAGACCTCGTTAGTCGGATACGTTATGCACGAACATGGTTTTGAATTGCTCATCAGATCAATCCTTCTAAAAAGTCTAGCTGAAAGTTTTGGTAAAGAAATGACAGAACCCGTCAAATACCATCAGCAAACGTTCGAGCAGATATCACTTATGAATCTTCCTTGCACTACTCCTTGGAATCGTATAATCTGGTCATCAACATCAATGGCTACACTTTATCGCGGTTGCTTAAACGGAGCTGTTCAAAGCGGTTTAAGGGCGGCAGTTCATGCTCTTTTAATTTTGAGACCTCAAAGTGTCATTTGGCAGGATTTGGCAGAGATACAAAAAGCCAGTGTAGTCTATCGATACCCAAGCCATTGGGATTTGATGAAGAGTTCATGGAATGTCTACAATACTGCAGTGTACTCCACGATTGCACTGGTGGCCTTTTGTATGCTGAGATACAgacataaaatattcaattaa